The Balneola sp. MJW-20 genome window below encodes:
- a CDS encoding PQQ-dependent sugar dehydrogenase yields MILNKIFNMNRLSIILGLVLFPSILACQDNSAEEVVTEPMESSQITAEKVVGGIEIGWGMAWLPNGDMLVTEKSGSLLVIRDGQLLDQTIGGLPQDLKVQGQGGFLDIELHPDYENNGWVYLSYASSSGQGDGANTAIMRARIQDNMLVDKEVLYKGEPNTTRGQHFGSRLQFDNDGFLFFSIGDRGNRDVNPQDITRDAGKIYRINDDGSIPSDNPFVGEAGAKEAIYSYGHRNPQGMALNPESGQIWEHEHGPRGGDEVNIIRPGNNYGWPVISYGINYNGTVFTEDTAKVGMEQPVVYWDPSIAPSGMEFITSDKYPGMKGDLLVGSLKFAYIEYCDVEGDEIVEQKRLVEGIGRVREIEQGPDGYIYVSVEGDGIYRLIASGS; encoded by the coding sequence ATGATTTTGAATAAGATCTTTAATATGAACCGTTTGAGTATAATACTTGGACTGGTCCTGTTTCCTTCTATTCTGGCTTGTCAGGATAACAGTGCTGAAGAAGTAGTGACCGAGCCCATGGAATCTTCGCAGATCACAGCTGAGAAAGTGGTAGGTGGAATTGAAATTGGCTGGGGTATGGCATGGCTTCCAAATGGTGATATGCTTGTAACCGAAAAAAGCGGTTCACTTCTGGTTATCCGAGACGGACAGCTGTTGGATCAGACCATCGGTGGTCTGCCGCAGGACCTCAAAGTGCAGGGCCAGGGCGGTTTTCTGGACATAGAACTGCATCCTGATTATGAAAATAATGGCTGGGTTTACTTATCCTATGCATCATCATCAGGTCAGGGCGACGGTGCAAACACCGCAATTATGAGAGCCCGCATTCAGGATAATATGCTGGTAGATAAGGAAGTACTATATAAAGGCGAGCCAAATACTACCCGAGGACAGCACTTCGGTTCACGCTTACAGTTCGATAACGACGGGTTCCTGTTCTTCTCAATTGGTGATCGTGGAAACCGTGATGTGAATCCACAGGATATCACCCGCGATGCAGGAAAGATCTACCGTATTAATGATGACGGTTCTATTCCATCCGATAACCCATTTGTCGGAGAGGCTGGTGCCAAAGAGGCGATTTATTCTTATGGACACCGTAACCCACAGGGTATGGCCCTGAATCCTGAAAGCGGTCAAATTTGGGAGCATGAGCATGGACCTCGCGGAGGAGATGAGGTAAATATCATTCGTCCCGGCAATAACTACGGCTGGCCGGTGATCAGTTACGGAATTAACTATAACGGTACCGTATTTACCGAAGACACTGCAAAAGTTGGCATGGAACAACCGGTTGTGTACTGGGATCCTTCTATCGCACCTTCCGGAATGGAATTCATCACCTCGGATAAGTATCCGGGCATGAAAGGAGACCTGCTGGTCGGCTCACTTAAATTTGCCTACATCGAATATTGCGATGTTGAAGGGGATGAAATTGTAGAACAGAAAAGGTTAGTAGAAGGTATCGGTCGCGTTCGCGAGATCGAACAGGGACCGGATGGATATATTTACGTATCCGTTGAGGGAGATGGTATTTACCGCCTCATTGCTTCAGGTTCCTGA
- a CDS encoding thioredoxin family protein, with the protein MKKKYIIAGAISLFIAYFLYSSLQTVQPEINLNSPDWVSLNEASDLARQTEKLILVDVYEVGCKYCRAMDREVYPDSTVRAVMDPSFVPVKLDGNSEELVSFNGVESTASEFAKSKGAYVFPTTLVLDADGNVINSRTGFMSADELRDFLYRVNS; encoded by the coding sequence ATGAAAAAGAAATACATCATTGCAGGAGCGATATCACTTTTTATCGCTTATTTTTTGTATTCGTCTCTTCAGACCGTACAGCCGGAAATAAACCTGAATTCACCGGACTGGGTTTCTTTGAATGAAGCCTCAGATTTAGCCCGGCAGACGGAAAAGCTGATCCTGGTGGATGTGTATGAAGTAGGTTGTAAGTATTGCCGTGCTATGGACCGGGAGGTCTATCCGGATTCAACAGTAAGGGCAGTAATGGACCCTTCTTTTGTACCGGTTAAATTGGATGGGAACTCGGAGGAACTGGTCAGCTTTAATGGAGTGGAGTCGACGGCTTCTGAATTTGCCAAAAGCAAAGGAGCTTACGTTTTTCCTACCACGCTGGTACTGGATGCCGATGGTAATGTAATTAATAGCAGAACAGGATTCATGTCAGCGGATGAGCTGCGTGATTTCCTATATCGAGTTAACTCTTAA
- a CDS encoding DNA internalization-related competence protein ComEC/Rec2 has protein sequence MKSRKDYRFPFSRYPALRLAFLFCVGIILERHLFTGIQLLVFSMVLLLIYSVSEVLNRKSEHIQLNRFTIFSYLILVIVAGYARSSVRQNYVQLTPAYLKALEWENVELSGKVQAVRKSASGKYRITLLADTLITDGIKFTEDTRVVFSLDVETPLPLPGQKTRVYGSVLPQREKRNPHDFDQIAYLYSQNISFQMTADSINVIQMQGTNRGWIYWRRHALSVIDTNFDSNTSSIAKAMILGYKDDLAREDRTAFARVGLSHIMAVSGLHVGFIIAPFWLVIPWFWSSFNGKTVGLIILITILFLYAGITGFSASVLRASIMAGLLTYARLFHKNSNSINLMGAAALVILMIDPEQLFNVGFQLSFSAVMVILTVLPVIQQRLPYELQTRWYAKPFMVMIVSLVVQFGLYPLQAYYFGEVSLISPLANALFVPLLGLFVPLAILAVIVGGFFPDAGVLLNYPVLFFLKGMHSFVDLSSDWEWVWFSSSGASVLLFFLWISMILFVSSIEIAGLRWKWLIICLLLINLDAVSGIRQKLMKPEMKVLFFDVGQGDAALLTTPGGKQVLIDSGVWSPGYNSGRSVILPHLKAEGIEKLDAVILSHPHADHIGGVSDLIREIPVKRIINSGFIYDSELYRNYLSLAGKNEIPVSQVVEGDTISVDPSVLIGVLGPTPEVLADDPNQHSVVLKIIYGKTSFLFTGDAGEMQEEHLTTKYDTLLHSEVLKVGHHGSRTSSSSAFLKKVMPNYSVISLGADNKFRHPHNEALLNLYQVSDTVWNTARDRAVELISDGKEIKRRIWY, from the coding sequence ATGAAAAGCCGAAAGGATTACCGCTTTCCCTTTAGTCGCTATCCTGCCTTGCGGTTAGCCTTTCTGTTTTGCGTGGGCATCATTTTAGAAAGACACCTTTTCACCGGGATTCAGCTGTTGGTCTTTTCTATGGTTCTCCTTTTGATCTACAGCGTTTCAGAGGTTTTGAACCGCAAATCAGAACATATTCAGCTCAACCGGTTCACCATCTTTTCTTACCTGATACTGGTCATAGTGGCTGGTTATGCCCGGTCATCTGTACGGCAGAACTATGTACAGTTAACACCGGCATATCTGAAAGCCCTGGAATGGGAGAATGTGGAACTTAGCGGGAAGGTACAAGCAGTCAGAAAAAGCGCCTCCGGTAAATACCGTATAACGCTATTAGCTGATACCCTTATTACAGACGGAATTAAATTCACAGAGGATACCCGGGTAGTATTTTCATTAGATGTTGAAACACCTCTTCCGTTGCCCGGACAGAAGACCCGCGTATATGGTTCTGTTCTGCCGCAGAGGGAAAAGAGAAATCCTCATGATTTCGATCAGATCGCGTACCTGTACTCACAGAACATATCATTTCAGATGACTGCTGACTCAATAAATGTAATTCAAATGCAGGGTACTAACCGGGGCTGGATTTACTGGAGAAGACATGCATTGTCAGTAATTGATACGAATTTTGATAGCAACACTTCATCGATCGCCAAGGCTATGATACTGGGCTATAAAGATGACCTTGCCCGGGAAGACCGGACAGCTTTTGCCAGGGTGGGACTTTCGCACATCATGGCTGTATCGGGACTGCATGTAGGCTTCATCATTGCCCCTTTCTGGCTGGTCATCCCGTGGTTTTGGTCCAGCTTTAATGGAAAGACGGTCGGGTTAATAATACTTATAACAATACTGTTCTTATATGCAGGGATTACAGGATTTTCGGCCTCAGTATTAAGAGCCTCGATCATGGCGGGCCTGCTGACGTATGCCCGGCTTTTCCATAAAAACTCGAATTCCATAAACCTTATGGGCGCCGCGGCTTTGGTTATCCTGATGATAGATCCGGAACAATTATTTAATGTAGGCTTCCAGCTTTCTTTTTCCGCTGTGATGGTCATTCTTACCGTCCTTCCGGTCATACAGCAAAGATTGCCTTACGAATTGCAGACCCGGTGGTATGCCAAGCCGTTCATGGTAATGATCGTATCGCTGGTGGTTCAGTTTGGTCTATATCCGCTTCAGGCATACTATTTTGGAGAGGTATCGCTCATATCACCCCTGGCAAATGCTCTTTTTGTTCCTTTGCTGGGCCTGTTCGTGCCCCTTGCAATTCTTGCCGTCATCGTAGGCGGGTTTTTTCCGGATGCCGGGGTTCTGCTCAATTATCCTGTTCTGTTCTTTCTTAAAGGAATGCACAGCTTTGTAGACCTGAGTTCTGACTGGGAATGGGTCTGGTTTAGCAGTTCCGGCGCAAGTGTGCTCTTATTCTTTTTATGGATCAGTATGATATTATTTGTCTCATCGATCGAAATAGCCGGACTCCGATGGAAATGGCTGATCATCTGCCTGTTGCTGATAAACCTCGATGCCGTATCCGGGATCCGCCAGAAACTCATGAAACCGGAAATGAAAGTGTTATTCTTTGATGTTGGTCAGGGCGATGCAGCGCTGCTCACTACTCCGGGAGGAAAGCAGGTGCTTATAGACAGCGGGGTTTGGTCACCCGGATACAACTCAGGCAGATCGGTGATCCTTCCTCATCTGAAAGCAGAAGGAATTGAGAAACTTGATGCTGTTATTTTAAGTCACCCGCATGCTGATCATATCGGCGGAGTAAGCGACTTGATCCGTGAAATACCCGTTAAGCGAATCATAAACTCAGGTTTCATATATGATTCTGAACTCTACCGAAATTACCTATCTCTGGCCGGAAAAAATGAAATACCGGTTAGTCAGGTTGTGGAGGGTGACACGATCTCTGTGGATCCTTCAGTTTTGATTGGGGTCCTGGGCCCAACACCGGAGGTACTTGCCGATGATCCGAACCAGCATTCCGTGGTTTTGAAGATCATTTACGGCAAAACCTCATTTCTTTTCACAGGAGACGCCGGAGAAATGCAGGAAGAACACCTGACAACGAAATACGACACCTTGCTGCACTCAGAAGTATTAAAAGTAGGCCATCACGGAAGCCGGACCAGCTCTTCTTCTGCTTTTCTGAAGAAGGTGATGCCGAACTACTCCGTGATCTCACTTGGGGCAGACAATAAATTCAGGCATCCGCACAACGAGGCTCTTCTCAATTTATATCAGGTATCTGATACGGTATGGAACACAGCGAGGGACCGCGCAGTAGAATTAATTTCTGATGGGAAGGAGATCAAAAGGCGAATTTGGTATTGA